A genomic stretch from Anaerolineales bacterium includes:
- a CDS encoding branched-chain amino acid transaminase, whose amino-acid sequence MALPKFAYFEGKLVPYSEAKVGIMTHALHYGTAAFAGIRAYWNDDQKQLFVFRPIDHFIRLLNSAKLLVAKIDKTPEELRDIVLDLLRKEEHRQDVYIRPLIYKAEEVVGVKLHDIRDDLCIYSVPFGRYVEKDEGAHVTFSSWRRIDDNAIPARGKISGAYVNSALVKTDALRSGFDEALVLTNEGHVSEGSAENVFMVRDGVLITPPVTENILEGITRRSIMLLAREELGVEVIERPIDRTEVYLCDEFFMTGTAAQVTAITLVDHHPIADGKMGPITAKLKALYADVVHGKVEKYRHWNEPVYR is encoded by the coding sequence GTGGCTCTTCCCAAATTTGCGTATTTCGAAGGTAAACTCGTGCCTTATTCGGAAGCGAAAGTGGGCATCATGACCCATGCGCTGCACTACGGAACGGCGGCATTCGCGGGGATTCGGGCGTATTGGAACGACGACCAGAAGCAGCTTTTCGTCTTCCGTCCTATCGATCACTTCATACGCTTGTTGAATTCAGCGAAACTCCTGGTCGCGAAAATCGATAAAACGCCCGAAGAGCTGCGCGACATCGTGCTCGACCTTTTACGGAAGGAGGAACACCGCCAGGATGTGTACATCCGGCCGCTGATCTACAAGGCGGAGGAGGTTGTCGGCGTCAAACTGCACGACATCCGCGACGATCTCTGTATCTACTCGGTTCCCTTCGGCCGCTATGTCGAGAAAGACGAAGGCGCACACGTTACCTTCTCATCCTGGCGCCGTATCGATGACAACGCCATACCGGCCAGAGGCAAGATCAGCGGCGCTTACGTCAATTCGGCACTGGTAAAGACCGATGCCTTGCGCTCCGGTTTCGACGAAGCGCTCGTTTTAACCAACGAAGGCCACGTCTCGGAGGGCAGTGCGGAAAACGTGTTCATGGTTCGAGACGGCGTGCTGATCACACCGCCGGTTACGGAAAACATCCTCGAAGGCATCACCCGGCGTTCGATCATGCTCCTGGCGCGCGAAGAATTGGGCGTCGAAGTAATCGAGCGCCCGATCGACCGCACAGAAGTCTACCTCTGCGACGAATTTTTCATGACGGGCACGGCCGCGCAGGTCACTGCCATCACCCTGGTCGATCACCATCCGATCGCGGACGGCAAGATGGGGCCGATCACGGCCAAGCTTAAAGCGCTCTACGCCGACGTCGTGCATGGCAAAGTCGAGAAATACCGCCACTGGAACGAGCCGGTCTACCGCTGA
- a CDS encoding PH domain-containing protein gives MIFIPNRKLGLTLGITFLLLLLAATVLGIVQLARATMSAWIILWVLLPVIGVPLSFLVSYRIYGLLSARYRLDREGFYLTWGFAYEQIPIAEIRGVELASVKYENLNPEIGFRWPGCVVGHLDAENGAPIEFFATRNSEGIVLLTTDARVFAISPPNPQEFQKHFVDTVRLGSLEAIPAVSQRPDFIFARMWSDVRSRFLVLSGIAASLLLFGYLALRAGMLPASVPFGFDALGNPDPYAPPGRLLLLPMIGVFCWFLDLLTGTWFYRRDEDRPLAYAIWGTAIIVGGLLWGATLHLLAAI, from the coding sequence ATGATTTTCATACCGAATCGAAAACTCGGCCTGACCCTGGGAATAACGTTCTTGCTGCTCCTTCTGGCGGCCACGGTGCTGGGCATCGTCCAACTCGCCCGGGCCACGATGTCTGCGTGGATCATCCTCTGGGTCCTGCTGCCGGTCATCGGTGTGCCCTTGTCCTTTCTGGTAAGCTACCGCATCTACGGCCTCTTGTCTGCGCGTTACCGGCTGGACCGGGAAGGTTTTTACCTGACGTGGGGGTTCGCGTACGAACAGATTCCCATCGCTGAAATTCGCGGCGTCGAATTGGCCTCTGTCAAATACGAGAATCTCAACCCCGAAATCGGTTTTCGCTGGCCGGGTTGTGTCGTCGGGCATCTCGACGCGGAGAATGGTGCTCCGATCGAGTTCTTCGCCACGCGCAATTCGGAAGGGATTGTTTTGCTCACCACCGACGCGCGGGTTTTCGCCATATCCCCACCCAATCCGCAGGAATTCCAGAAACACTTCGTCGACACGGTGAGGCTGGGATCTCTGGAAGCGATCCCGGCCGTCTCCCAACGGCCGGATTTTATATTCGCGCGCATGTGGAGCGACGTCCGATCGCGTTTCCTGGTGCTCAGCGGAATCGCAGCCTCCCTTCTACTCTTCGGTTATTTAGCGCTGCGCGCCGGAATGCTGCCCGCAAGCGTGCCTTTCGGATTCGATGCACTCGGCAATCCCGATCCGTACGCGCCGCCGGGGCGCCTGCTTCTCCTGCCGATGATCGGAGTCTTCTGCTGGTTCCTGGACCTGCTCACAGGCACCTGGTTCTACCGTCGCGACGAAGATCGTCCCCTGGCATACGCAATTTGGGGAACGGCGATCATCGTTGGCGGGCTGCTGTGGGGCGCGACTTTGCATCTGCTGGCCGCGATTTGA
- the dnaK gene encoding molecular chaperone DnaK yields the protein MSKIIGIDLGTTNSVVSVMEGGDPTVITTAEGGRLCPSVVAFTSNGERLVGQTAKRQAVVNSENTVYSIKRFMGRRYDEVETERKMVSYEVVKGPSDDVRVKIPAAGRDYTPQEISAMILAKLKNDAEAYLGEKVTKAVITVPAYFNDSQRQATKDAGKIAGLEVMRIINEPTAAALAYGMDKKGNETILVFDLGGGTFDVSLLDVGDGVVEVRATNGDMHLGGDDWDHRILNYISDEFKKEQGIDLREDRQALQRLREAAEKAKIELSTVTEAEVNLPFITADASGPKHLQVKITRAKFEQLSEDLVERVKKPFQAVLKDVGIQADKVDEVILVGGATRMPMIQELVKSLTSRDPHKGVNPDEVVSVGAAIQGGVLAGEVKDVLLLDVTPLSLGIETLGGVMTTLIDRNTTIPIEKKEVFSTADDNQTAVDIHVLQGERPMANDNMTLGRFRLDGIPPAPRGIPQIEVGFDIDANGILNVTAKDKATGKQQKVTITASTNLDDNDVERMVDEAKKHTAEDEKRREMAEARNAGDTMAYQAEKALKELGDKVPAGDRESIEAKIKELHDALQGDDMAKIKKLTEEVQQASYALSQQLYAQQGGPSTGGAAPDGGGPEEEGDVVEGEFREA from the coding sequence ATGTCGAAGATCATAGGCATTGACCTAGGAACAACGAACAGCGTCGTTTCCGTGATGGAGGGCGGCGATCCTACAGTGATCACCACCGCCGAGGGCGGTCGACTCTGTCCTTCCGTCGTGGCCTTCACGAGCAACGGTGAACGGCTGGTGGGACAGACCGCGAAACGCCAGGCGGTTGTCAACTCGGAGAACACCGTATACTCGATCAAGCGCTTTATGGGCCGGCGATATGACGAAGTCGAAACCGAACGCAAGATGGTTTCCTATGAGGTCGTCAAAGGTCCGTCGGACGACGTGCGCGTGAAGATCCCGGCCGCCGGCCGAGACTACACACCGCAAGAAATTTCGGCCATGATCCTGGCCAAGCTCAAGAACGATGCGGAAGCATACCTGGGAGAAAAAGTAACCAAAGCCGTCATCACGGTTCCGGCATACTTCAACGATTCCCAGCGTCAGGCCACCAAGGACGCAGGCAAGATCGCCGGTTTGGAAGTGATGCGCATCATCAACGAACCGACTGCGGCCGCATTGGCCTACGGTATGGACAAGAAAGGCAACGAAACCATCCTGGTCTTCGACCTGGGTGGCGGCACGTTCGACGTCAGTCTGTTGGACGTCGGTGACGGCGTCGTCGAGGTGCGCGCGACCAACGGCGACATGCACCTGGGCGGCGACGATTGGGATCATCGCATTCTCAACTACATCTCTGATGAATTCAAGAAGGAACAGGGCATCGACCTGCGCGAAGACCGTCAGGCTCTTCAACGTCTGCGCGAGGCTGCCGAAAAAGCCAAGATCGAACTCTCCACCGTGACGGAAGCGGAAGTCAACCTGCCCTTCATCACGGCAGACGCTTCTGGTCCGAAACACCTGCAAGTGAAGATCACGCGTGCCAAATTCGAGCAGTTGAGTGAGGATTTGGTCGAACGCGTCAAGAAGCCGTTCCAAGCCGTCTTGAAGGACGTGGGCATCCAGGCGGACAAGGTCGATGAGGTGATCCTTGTCGGCGGCGCAACCCGCATGCCCATGATTCAGGAATTGGTGAAATCCCTGACGAGCAGGGACCCGCATAAAGGCGTCAACCCCGACGAGGTGGTTTCGGTAGGTGCAGCCATCCAGGGAGGCGTGCTGGCGGGTGAGGTCAAGGATGTATTGCTGCTCGACGTCACTCCTCTATCTCTGGGAATCGAGACCCTCGGCGGCGTGATGACCACGTTGATCGACAGAAATACCACGATCCCCATCGAGAAGAAAGAGGTGTTCTCCACGGCGGACGACAACCAAACGGCGGTAGACATTCACGTTCTGCAAGGGGAACGTCCGATGGCGAACGACAACATGACCCTGGGACGCTTCCGGCTGGACGGTATCCCGCCGGCCCCGCGCGGCATCCCGCAGATCGAAGTCGGTTTCGACATCGATGCCAACGGCATCCTCAACGTGACGGCGAAGGACAAAGCCACCGGCAAGCAGCAAAAAGTCACCATTACGGCGTCGACCAACCTCGACGATAACGACGTCGAACGAATGGTGGACGAAGCCAAGAAACACACCGCCGAAGATGAGAAGCGGCGCGAAATGGCAGAAGCCCGCAACGCAGGCGACACCATGGCTTATCAGGCCGAGAAGGCCTTGAAGGAACTGGGCGACAAAGTCCCCGCAGGCGATCGGGAGAGCATCGAAGCGAAGATCAAGGAACTGCATGACGCGCTGCAGGGCGACGACATGGCTAAGATCAAGAAGTTGACCGAAGAAGTTCAACAAGCGAGCTACGCCCTGAGCCAACAACTCTACGCACAACAGGGAGGCCCTTCTACGGGTGGAGCGGCTCCGGACGGCGGCGGACCGGAAGAAGAGGGTGACGTTGTCGAAGGTGAATTCCGCGAAGCCTAA
- a CDS encoding response regulator transcription factor, translating into MTVRIVIADDHPVVRSGLRALLASQPDFEIVAEAENGEEASTLSVSHKPDVILMDLQMPVMDGLTAIQNILALQPEINILVLTTYDSDADIVPAIEAGATGYLLKDAPPESLFRAVRSAAQGEVVLAPSVADKITRRLARSAMDSLSLREIEVLDLAAKGNSNREIADTLHITEATVKSHFVHIFTKLGVSDRTAAVTAALKRKIIRLDH; encoded by the coding sequence ATGACCGTTCGGATCGTCATCGCCGACGACCATCCCGTTGTCCGCAGCGGACTGCGTGCGCTTCTGGCCTCCCAACCGGATTTTGAAATCGTCGCCGAAGCTGAAAACGGCGAGGAGGCTTCGACGTTGTCTGTCTCTCACAAGCCGGACGTTATCTTGATGGATCTGCAAATGCCCGTGATGGACGGCCTGACTGCCATACAGAACATCCTTGCGCTGCAGCCTGAAATCAATATCTTGGTGCTCACCACTTACGACAGCGATGCGGATATCGTACCCGCCATCGAAGCCGGCGCCACGGGCTATCTCCTCAAGGACGCACCGCCCGAATCGCTTTTTCGTGCCGTGCGCAGTGCGGCGCAGGGCGAGGTGGTCCTTGCACCAAGCGTGGCGGATAAGATAACTCGCCGGCTGGCTCGATCCGCGATGGATTCGTTAAGCCTGCGCGAGATCGAGGTGCTGGATCTGGCAGCAAAAGGAAACTCGAACCGGGAAATTGCGGACACGCTGCACATTACCGAGGCGACGGTTAAATCTCACTTTGTCCACATCTTCACCAAATTGGGGGTCAGCGACCGCACAGCTGCGGTAACCGCCGCGCTGAAGCGCAAGATCATCCGCCTCGACCATTGA
- a CDS encoding CPBP family glutamic-type intramembrane protease gives MNSPVMEKSTVLRRLAIVIILLLLLIGPNFGPIPSLLQQHLSIETSVLVLLTSFGIGFCIIIAVMLRMSGGTPLRELLRSLGLGAPSRTAANIAGLVLGLVWGVFFLTGIFQFDPDANIAQISVLRVVAALLAAGGALLEDFVTRGFLMNQMRRIDVPQWAQVLASALVFALYHTIWGFNIISFVFSVVYGLLLGGLFLWGKRSLTPVILGHSLAVLISEPFATMMIFMAAGM, from the coding sequence ATGAACAGCCCGGTAATGGAAAAATCCACTGTATTGCGTCGTCTGGCGATCGTGATCATTCTTTTGCTTCTACTCATCGGACCGAATTTCGGTCCAATCCCTTCGCTGCTGCAGCAGCATCTATCCATCGAGACGTCGGTCCTCGTACTGCTGACCTCTTTTGGGATCGGCTTTTGTATCATCATCGCTGTGATGCTGCGTATGAGCGGTGGAACGCCTTTGCGCGAGTTACTGCGTTCGCTGGGGCTCGGCGCTCCCTCCCGTACGGCAGCGAACATCGCCGGTTTGGTGTTGGGTTTGGTATGGGGTGTATTTTTCCTCACCGGCATTTTCCAATTCGACCCCGACGCCAACATCGCCCAGATCAGCGTTTTGCGCGTGGTGGCTGCTTTGCTCGCGGCTGGGGGCGCCTTGCTTGAAGACTTCGTCACGCGCGGTTTCCTGATGAATCAAATGCGGCGTATCGATGTTCCGCAATGGGCGCAGGTCCTGGCATCCGCCCTGGTTTTCGCCCTGTATCATACGATTTGGGGATTCAACATCATTTCATTCGTGTTCAGCGTGGTTTATGGTCTCTTGCTCGGCGGATTGTTCCTGTGGGGGAAACGGAGTCTTACGCCCGTGATTTTGGGGCACAGTCTGGCCGTGCTCATCAGCGAGCCGTTTGCCACGATGATGATCTTCATGGCAGCAGGCATGTAG
- a CDS encoding sensor histidine kinase — protein MDNRQSEPKRDVWEQWDWVWHVCAYAFLGLNAAFDLAGDFPTEPIWLFLGLSALLAIWYLPFVAVPITRWWNFPGRGVLYFLLGWALWTGLLALNERSLMLAAMFYPMIFSRFPIRWAVAVAFTQTLGLSALFLLLYNPEHWLITLLIAFGILAAAILIGLFISALVNQSLERQRLLDEFTKARASLLKMEREAGELAERQRLAREIHDTLTQQFTSIIMHLSAAGLGDPDAARVRVQQAERVARDGLDEARRMIWGMRPEQLENASLVESLEELVARWSVENGINVAITVTGTPRPIDPSINTALLRISREALHNIQKHACAKNVNITLSYMSDALALDVADDGRGFRHPQERRGFGFKSMRERAQELGGELNIESEPGRGMKVAVSIPLAEVT, from the coding sequence ATGGACAATCGTCAGTCGGAACCGAAGCGCGACGTGTGGGAGCAGTGGGATTGGGTGTGGCACGTGTGTGCCTACGCGTTTCTGGGGCTGAATGCGGCATTCGATCTGGCTGGCGATTTCCCCACCGAGCCTATCTGGCTCTTTCTCGGCCTTTCAGCGCTGCTGGCAATCTGGTACTTGCCGTTTGTCGCCGTGCCCATCACGCGTTGGTGGAATTTTCCCGGGCGCGGGGTGCTGTATTTTCTTCTTGGTTGGGCATTGTGGACAGGTCTGCTTGCCTTGAACGAGCGTTCCTTGATGCTGGCGGCGATGTTCTACCCCATGATTTTCAGCCGTTTTCCCATCCGCTGGGCGGTTGCCGTGGCTTTTACGCAGACGTTAGGTTTGTCTGCGCTTTTCCTGCTTCTCTACAACCCGGAGCATTGGCTCATCACCCTTTTGATCGCATTCGGGATTCTGGCGGCCGCGATCCTGATCGGGTTGTTTATTTCCGCGCTGGTTAATCAGAGTTTGGAACGTCAGCGCCTTCTGGATGAATTCACGAAGGCCCGTGCTAGTCTGCTGAAAATGGAGCGCGAGGCGGGGGAGCTGGCTGAGCGTCAACGCCTGGCGCGTGAGATCCATGACACACTCACGCAGCAATTCACTTCGATTATCATGCATTTGTCCGCGGCGGGTTTAGGTGATCCGGATGCGGCACGGGTCCGTGTGCAGCAGGCTGAGCGGGTTGCGCGTGATGGGCTCGATGAAGCACGCCGTATGATCTGGGGGATGCGCCCAGAGCAACTCGAAAACGCTTCGCTGGTCGAAAGCCTCGAAGAGTTGGTGGCGCGCTGGTCGGTTGAGAACGGCATCAATGTGGCGATAACCGTCACGGGGACCCCCAGACCGATTGACCCTTCCATCAACACCGCATTACTGCGCATCTCCCGTGAAGCGTTGCACAACATTCAGAAACACGCCTGCGCAAAGAACGTCAACATCACGCTCTCCTATATGTCCGATGCCCTCGCATTGGATGTGGCAGACGACGGCCGGGGTTTTCGTCATCCACAGGAGCGGCGCGGCTTTGGTTTCAAGTCCATGCGTGAACGTGCGCAGGAGCTCGGTGGTGAGCTGAACATCGAGAGCGAACCGGGCAGGGGCATGAAAGTCGCCGTATCGATACCCCTGGCGGAGGTGACATGA